From one Leptospira stimsonii genomic stretch:
- a CDS encoding DJ-1/PfpI family protein has protein sequence MSGSNFSIGIFIFPGVTQLDFTGPFEVFSRIPKAKVFLFAQTKETITTESGMKFIPDYDFANCPDLDILLVPGGSGTTHLMEDSEVLEFLRKKAENSKFITSVCTGSLVLAAAGLLDGYKATTHWLSLDVLKLFPIQISSERFVKDRNRITGGGVTAGIDFALFLTAEFFGTELAEEIQLMIEYNPAPPFTSGHPTTATSHLVDKVKGSRETAQNRRKAAAIRVLESRSKS, from the coding sequence ATGTCAGGTTCAAACTTTTCCATTGGAATCTTTATCTTTCCGGGCGTCACACAACTTGACTTCACCGGTCCGTTCGAAGTGTTCTCGAGGATCCCGAAAGCAAAGGTATTCCTCTTTGCTCAAACGAAGGAAACGATCACTACGGAATCGGGAATGAAATTTATACCCGACTATGATTTCGCGAATTGTCCTGATCTGGATATTCTTCTCGTTCCGGGAGGTTCGGGAACGACGCACCTGATGGAAGATTCCGAAGTGTTAGAGTTTCTCAGAAAGAAAGCCGAGAATTCTAAATTTATCACTTCGGTTTGCACAGGTTCCTTGGTTCTTGCCGCGGCGGGACTTTTAGATGGTTATAAGGCGACTACGCACTGGCTTTCCTTGGATGTCTTAAAATTATTTCCAATTCAGATTTCGAGTGAACGTTTTGTAAAGGATCGGAATCGAATCACGGGTGGTGGCGTGACCGCGGGAATCGACTTTGCCCTTTTTCTCACTGCGGAGTTTTTCGGAACGGAACTTGCCGAAGAAATTCAATTGATGATAGAATACAATCCGGCGCCTCCTTTTACATCGGGCCATCCCACGACCGCAACTTCCCATCTCGTGGACAAGGTGAAGGGAAGTCGGGAGACAGCGCAGAATCGAAGAAAGGCGGCGGCGATTCGAGTTTTGGAATCTCGTTCTAAGTCGTAA
- a CDS encoding HAD-IA family hydrolase, whose translation MNQNRYLFLDVGDTILHLKKAAGETYLEILLDAGLKKEKNAGEIFRKAFSEAWHRMNEKAPPDHRDKYQFHPGGTPGWWKELLNDFLLRIPESVPLEQAFPVIYNRFADPELWEVDPGFWELKDFCKREGWGLGVISNWDHRLRNLLNSKKILEHLNPVIVSAEFGYEKPSPKIFEEAMRLVNLPPESLVYCGDKFELDVVVPKSLGWRSYLKKEDGDIRTLSELIRHLSG comes from the coding sequence GTGAATCAGAATCGATATTTATTTCTGGATGTGGGAGACACCATTCTTCATTTAAAAAAAGCCGCGGGAGAAACTTATCTTGAGATCCTCTTGGACGCGGGCTTGAAAAAGGAAAAGAATGCCGGAGAAATTTTTCGAAAGGCATTCTCGGAAGCGTGGCATCGGATGAACGAAAAAGCTCCGCCCGATCATCGCGATAAATATCAGTTTCATCCGGGCGGAACTCCGGGGTGGTGGAAAGAATTATTAAACGACTTTCTCTTGAGAATTCCGGAAAGTGTTCCTCTGGAACAGGCGTTCCCTGTCATTTACAATCGATTTGCCGATCCGGAACTCTGGGAAGTTGACCCGGGATTTTGGGAACTCAAGGACTTTTGTAAAAGAGAAGGCTGGGGTTTAGGAGTTATTTCCAACTGGGATCATCGTCTCAGAAATCTTTTGAATTCTAAAAAGATATTAGAACATTTGAATCCTGTAATCGTAAGCGCGGAATTTGGATACGAAAAACCTTCTCCGAAAATTTTCGAAGAAGCGATGAGGCTCGTCAATCTTCCTCCCGAATCTCTGGTTTATTGCGGAGACAAATTCGAACTCGACGTCGTGGTTCCGAAATCGCTCGGTTGGAGATCCTACTTAAAAAAAGAAGACGGAGACATTCGAACCCTTTCGGAATTGATTCGACATTTATCCGGTTGA
- a CDS encoding trimeric intracellular cation channel family protein, whose protein sequence is MDLSYYIELIGVGFFAISGALAAAEKKGHHNDIFSAFFTGFITAIGGGTLRDITLGNYPVAWVRDQNVLWAIFFGFVLTILFARYWVRFRREIFIFDSIGIGIYTVIGTKISLLAGVNPFGSVILGMVSAIFGGVIRDTLINEVPLIFRKEIYATACLAGATLYVALQYLNINENWNTGFSVFLVVLIRIVAVRYNLSLPKFRLPE, encoded by the coding sequence ATGGATTTATCATATTATATAGAACTTATCGGTGTGGGTTTTTTTGCGATTTCCGGAGCCTTGGCGGCGGCGGAAAAAAAGGGGCATCACAACGATATCTTCAGCGCCTTTTTTACGGGATTCATTACCGCGATCGGAGGAGGAACGCTCCGCGACATCACGCTCGGAAATTATCCTGTCGCATGGGTTCGAGATCAAAACGTCCTCTGGGCGATCTTTTTTGGGTTCGTATTGACGATTCTTTTTGCGCGCTATTGGGTTCGTTTTCGCCGAGAAATTTTCATCTTTGATTCGATCGGTATCGGTATTTATACGGTGATCGGGACAAAAATTTCGCTACTCGCCGGAGTCAACCCGTTTGGCTCGGTGATCTTAGGAATGGTTTCCGCGATCTTCGGAGGAGTAATTCGCGACACTCTGATCAACGAGGTCCCGCTTATTTTCAGAAAGGAAATCTATGCGACCGCCTGTCTTGCCGGAGCGACTCTCTATGTAGCATTACAATATCTGAATATAAATGAAAACTGGAATACGGGTTTTTCCGTTTTTCTCGTCGTCCTCATTCGTATTGTCGCGGTTCGTTATAACCTTTCACTTCCAAAGTTCAGATTACCGGAATGA
- a CDS encoding TetR/AcrR family transcriptional regulator yields the protein MSEKIEKQYNTIIEAFLVRFLNVEYSKITIGDIAEDSGMTRANFYSYFTGKEELLWKTFRSVFLETNEKVKELDDRTLLSDGKPLTFYLFENVKKNREFYRRIFQENIPYEFHIKLSDFLSEESYRTHSTLRDRYTNPLFPYRYVSHYLSGAVLGLLSHLLRNDLDWDSEAISNWFTSLAVPGISDQLKSD from the coding sequence ATGTCCGAAAAAATAGAAAAACAATACAACACGATCATCGAAGCCTTTCTTGTTCGCTTTCTCAATGTGGAATATTCAAAGATTACGATCGGAGACATCGCGGAGGATTCCGGAATGACGAGGGCGAATTTTTACAGCTACTTCACTGGCAAAGAAGAACTTCTCTGGAAGACGTTCCGATCCGTATTTTTAGAAACCAACGAGAAGGTAAAAGAATTGGATGATAGAACGTTATTGTCCGATGGAAAGCCGCTCACATTCTATCTTTTTGAAAACGTAAAAAAAAATCGAGAATTCTACAGAAGAATTTTCCAGGAGAATATTCCATACGAATTTCATATTAAACTTTCCGATTTCTTATCGGAAGAATCTTACCGGACTCATTCAACGCTGAGAGATAGATACACGAATCCCTTATTTCCTTACCGTTACGTTTCGCATTATCTTTCCGGAGCCGTACTCGGTTTACTATCCCATCTTTTGAGAAACGACTTGGATTGGGATTCGGAAGCGATCTCGAATTGGTTTACTTCGCTCGCAGTACCAGGAATTTCCGATCAACTAAAAAGTGATTGA
- a CDS encoding alpha/beta hydrolase, whose translation MKLKIALLGILTFCHCGTFPSERGGSYLNTTHWQRYQKFLPESLKVKDGKLPKEEYWAWNRLRIHLDRYENPKSKCKIILIHGGGGNGRVLGSLAKPVYDFGCEVVAPDLPGFGLTLTDPDFTMEYKDWVLLLSDLIESERIPEKKIILFGLSIGGMLAYHAAAENGNVQGLIVTTLADLRKTEVQDAVATNRVLRILGTPFTSWLSMITNDLYVPIRWFSKMELITNDPDFSKVFSEDPYAGGAKVSFRWLRTITEFQPKLEPESFFLCPILLAHPGIDPWTPLALSRDFFGRIPGKKKFVLLEGAGHFPYEEPGFFQLKTEIFNFIHSIQ comes from the coding sequence ATGAAACTGAAAATCGCCCTTTTGGGAATTCTTACTTTTTGTCATTGTGGAACGTTTCCTTCCGAAAGAGGAGGAAGTTATTTGAATACAACTCATTGGCAGAGATACCAAAAATTTCTTCCGGAAAGTTTAAAGGTCAAAGATGGTAAACTCCCAAAGGAGGAATACTGGGCCTGGAATCGACTCAGGATTCATCTGGATCGATATGAGAATCCTAAGTCGAAGTGTAAGATAATACTCATTCATGGCGGAGGAGGTAACGGACGCGTTCTCGGTTCTCTGGCGAAACCAGTTTACGATTTTGGATGCGAGGTGGTGGCCCCGGACTTACCTGGCTTCGGCCTAACCCTTACAGATCCCGATTTTACAATGGAATACAAAGACTGGGTTCTATTGTTAAGCGACTTGATAGAATCAGAAAGAATACCCGAGAAAAAAATCATACTCTTTGGTCTGAGTATTGGAGGTATGCTTGCCTACCATGCGGCCGCCGAAAATGGAAACGTTCAAGGATTGATCGTGACGACCCTCGCGGACCTCAGAAAAACCGAGGTTCAAGACGCCGTTGCCACCAATCGTGTTTTAAGAATTTTGGGAACTCCCTTTACCTCGTGGCTGAGTATGATCACGAACGATCTTTATGTTCCGATTCGATGGTTCAGTAAGATGGAACTTATTACCAACGATCCGGATTTTTCTAAAGTATTCTCGGAAGATCCGTATGCAGGCGGGGCGAAGGTCAGTTTTCGTTGGTTAAGGACGATTACGGAATTTCAGCCCAAGTTGGAACCGGAATCCTTTTTCCTTTGTCCGATTCTTTTAGCGCATCCAGGAATCGACCCTTGGACTCCGTTGGCACTCAGTCGAGATTTTTTTGGCCGGATTCCGGGGAAAAAGAAGTTCGTCCTTTTAGAAGGTGCGGGACATTTTCCTTACGAAGAACCAGGATTCTTTCAACTGAAAACGGAAATTTTTAATTTTATACATTCAATTCAGTGA
- a CDS encoding DMT family transporter produces MGLLWGFIGVFIFSLTLPATKLTVGHFDPLFIGLGRAVLAGILAILALKITKNPLLPIVILPRLILVALGVVIGFPVFSALALQQIPSSHGAVITGILPLATAIAGTILAKESQTFLFWIASFFGSAIVIFYSFWNQEVSLRFGDLFLFLAVLSAAIGYAEGGRLSKEHGGWKVISWSLVVSLPFVILISAFTFQKNDLEAPASAWFGFLYTGIFSMFLGFFAWYKGLAMSGIGKVGQIQLIQPFLTFLFSAWILSEKIDSSMIFVGLLVGFSIFLGRIRIKKKKVVLPETKSDLIL; encoded by the coding sequence ATGGGTTTGCTTTGGGGTTTTATCGGAGTTTTTATTTTTAGCCTTACTCTTCCGGCAACGAAGTTGACCGTTGGACATTTCGATCCGCTTTTCATCGGTTTGGGCCGAGCAGTTCTTGCGGGAATTCTTGCGATCCTTGCGTTGAAAATCACGAAAAACCCTCTTCTACCGATCGTGATTCTCCCTCGCTTGATTCTTGTTGCCTTAGGCGTTGTCATCGGTTTTCCCGTTTTTTCCGCGCTGGCTCTTCAACAGATTCCATCTTCACACGGCGCGGTGATCACCGGCATTCTTCCTCTTGCAACGGCGATCGCGGGAACCATTCTTGCAAAAGAATCGCAGACATTCCTATTTTGGATCGCAAGTTTTTTCGGCTCCGCAATCGTCATTTTTTATTCTTTTTGGAATCAGGAAGTTTCTCTTCGTTTCGGTGATCTTTTTCTTTTCCTCGCGGTTCTTTCCGCGGCGATCGGATACGCGGAAGGAGGAAGACTCTCGAAGGAACACGGAGGATGGAAAGTTATATCTTGGTCTCTTGTGGTTTCTTTACCTTTCGTAATTCTTATCTCCGCGTTTACATTTCAGAAAAACGATTTGGAAGCGCCGGCCTCCGCGTGGTTCGGTTTTTTATACACCGGAATTTTCAGTATGTTTCTAGGATTTTTCGCTTGGTACAAAGGTCTTGCAATGAGCGGAATCGGAAAGGTCGGACAGATTCAATTGATTCAACCGTTCCTCACCTTCCTTTTCTCCGCATGGATCCTATCCGAGAAGATCGACTCTTCGATGATTTTCGTCGGATTACTGGTAGGGTTCTCCATTTTTCTAGGAAGAATCCGCATCAAAAAGAAGAAAGTCGTCCTTCCGGAAACGAAATCGGATCTAATACTTTAG
- a CDS encoding CDGSH iron-sulfur domain-containing protein: MEIVKGKKSNIVFDGKKCIHSRNCVLSRPDVFVPNVEGDWIYPDKASIGEIQNLALNCPSGAIRYEALAESENEKAPIINLLRVRENGPLAVHADLEITGQEDPGFRVTLCRCGASKNKPFCDSSHNQIDFHATGEPKTQDSTPLPMRNGKLIVKPTRNGPLKITGSLEPCSGTGRTINRVTEAYLCRCGGSANKPYCDGTHKTNGFQA; encoded by the coding sequence ATGGAAATCGTCAAAGGAAAAAAATCAAACATAGTCTTCGATGGAAAAAAATGTATTCATTCTAGGAATTGTGTTCTTAGTAGACCCGATGTTTTTGTTCCGAATGTAGAAGGAGATTGGATCTATCCTGATAAGGCGAGCATCGGAGAAATTCAAAACTTAGCGTTGAATTGTCCTTCCGGTGCGATTCGATACGAGGCCCTTGCCGAGTCGGAAAATGAAAAGGCGCCGATCATCAATTTGCTTCGAGTTCGCGAGAACGGTCCTCTTGCAGTTCACGCGGATCTGGAAATCACCGGTCAAGAAGATCCAGGGTTTCGCGTAACGTTATGCAGATGTGGGGCCTCCAAAAATAAACCCTTTTGTGATTCGAGTCATAATCAAATCGATTTCCATGCGACTGGTGAACCTAAAACTCAGGATTCGACCCCGCTTCCCATGAGAAACGGAAAATTGATCGTCAAGCCGACTCGGAACGGCCCTCTGAAAATTACCGGAAGTTTGGAGCCCTGCTCCGGAACGGGAAGAACAATCAATCGAGTTACCGAAGCTTATCTCTGTCGATGCGGAGGTTCTGCAAATAAGCCTTATTGCGATGGAACCCATAAGACAAATGGATTCCAGGCTTGA
- a CDS encoding glycosyltransferase, with the protein MKTLSVIIPVQEGDSESEPLLRELPHLIPEDWEIIVSTSPEKGNRAQTLNEGVRKSQGEFLWFLHGDSQITSETISFLQNAIATFPNALHYYKLQFYPESLRMKINSNGANFRSWLLNSPFGDQGLCIRKETFLRLGGFDEKTPYGEDLLFVWTSQENGIRLHRINSFLRTSDRKYRKKGWWKITLLHQYLYWKLAFLHFFGNE; encoded by the coding sequence ATGAAGACCTTATCGGTAATCATCCCGGTTCAAGAAGGGGATTCAGAATCCGAGCCTCTTTTAAGGGAGCTCCCACATTTGATTCCTGAGGATTGGGAAATCATCGTTTCCACATCTCCCGAAAAAGGCAATCGCGCACAAACGCTGAACGAGGGTGTCAGAAAATCACAAGGCGAATTTCTTTGGTTTCTCCACGGAGACAGTCAAATCACCTCGGAAACAATCTCTTTTCTTCAAAACGCAATTGCGACTTTTCCAAATGCATTACATTATTATAAACTTCAATTCTATCCTGAAAGTTTACGAATGAAGATCAACTCGAACGGTGCAAATTTTCGTTCTTGGCTTTTGAATTCTCCCTTCGGAGACCAAGGACTTTGTATTCGGAAAGAAACGTTTCTTCGACTCGGCGGATTTGATGAAAAGACTCCTTATGGAGAAGATCTTCTTTTTGTTTGGACGTCTCAAGAGAACGGGATTCGTTTACACAGAATCAATTCTTTCCTTAGGACGAGTGATCGGAAGTATCGAAAAAAAGGTTGGTGGAAGATCACGCTACTTCATCAATATCTCTATTGGAAGTTGGCCTTTCTTCATTTCTTCGGAAATGAATGA
- the secE gene encoding preprotein translocase subunit SecE has product MKVTTFIQECKAELEKVQWPTREEVVYSTVVVLVTVFFFSIFLFFADSAFVKLLTWFWELGS; this is encoded by the coding sequence GTGAAAGTAACTACTTTTATACAGGAATGTAAAGCGGAGTTGGAAAAGGTCCAGTGGCCTACCCGCGAAGAAGTTGTCTACTCCACCGTAGTGGTGTTAGTAACTGTTTTCTTTTTTTCCATTTTCCTGTTTTTCGCGGATTCGGCATTTGTAAAGCTCCTTACCTGGTTCTGGGAACTGGGTAGCTAA
- the nusG gene encoding transcription termination/antitermination protein NusG yields MGTKKWYALQTYSGHENKVQKNIEKLVQQKKLEEKIFQVKIPTMDVAEMKNGKKKVTKRKLMPGYVLIEMDMDDDTRFLIQSLPSVSTFVGSKDGGPEPLSLEEVKNLFSESGDVTNEEPVAPKILFKVGDSLKIIDGPFANFTGLVDEIFPDKGRLRVKVEIFGRSTPVELDYLQVKTEN; encoded by the coding sequence ATGGGAACAAAAAAATGGTACGCCCTTCAGACTTATTCCGGACACGAGAATAAGGTTCAGAAGAATATAGAAAAGCTCGTTCAGCAGAAGAAGCTGGAAGAGAAAATTTTCCAGGTTAAGATACCGACCATGGATGTTGCCGAAATGAAAAACGGCAAAAAGAAAGTAACCAAACGCAAGTTGATGCCCGGTTACGTTCTTATCGAAATGGATATGGATGATGATACTCGATTTTTAATCCAGTCTCTTCCGTCCGTTTCGACATTTGTAGGATCCAAAGACGGAGGCCCCGAGCCTCTTTCTCTGGAAGAGGTGAAAAACCTCTTTTCCGAGTCCGGCGACGTTACAAACGAGGAGCCGGTAGCTCCAAAGATCCTCTTCAAAGTAGGGGATTCTTTGAAAATTATCGACGGTCCATTCGCGAACTTCACGGGACTCGTCGACGAAATCTTTCCGGATAAGGGAAGGCTTCGTGTAAAAGTAGAAATCTTCGGGAGATCAACTCCTGTGGAACTGGATTATCTTCAGGTAAAGACTGAAAATTAA
- the rplK gene encoding 50S ribosomal protein L11, which translates to MAAKKVVKQIKLQVEAGKANPAPPVGPALGQAGLNIMEFCKQFNERSKAQIGLKLPVVITVFSDRSFTFITKSPPAALLVKKAIGLETGSPTPHTHKVGKITRKQLEEIAKTKMEDLNANDIDAAVNIIAGTCRSMGVTVD; encoded by the coding sequence ATGGCAGCAAAAAAAGTAGTAAAGCAGATTAAACTTCAGGTAGAAGCGGGAAAAGCAAACCCTGCACCTCCCGTTGGTCCGGCACTTGGTCAGGCCGGTCTTAACATCATGGAATTCTGCAAGCAATTCAATGAAAGATCGAAAGCGCAAATCGGATTAAAACTTCCGGTTGTAATCACCGTATTTTCGGATCGTAGTTTTACATTCATCACCAAGTCTCCTCCGGCGGCTCTTCTCGTGAAGAAAGCAATCGGTTTGGAAACTGGATCTCCAACCCCTCACACTCATAAGGTTGGAAAGATCACTCGCAAACAGCTCGAAGAGATCGCCAAAACAAAAATGGAAGACCTCAACGCAAACGACATAGACGCGGCCGTGAATATCATCGCGGGAACCTGCCGTTCTATGGGTGTCACCGTAGATTAA
- the rplA gene encoding 50S ribosomal protein L1, whose amino-acid sequence MQRGKKYRALKEKVDSTKFFNIDQAVELAKSTSYTKFDGTLEISTKVNYKSLQNIRGTISLPHGTGKKVRVLVFCKGDKQNDAKNAGADFVGDMDLIEKVAGGWTDFDACVATPDMMKDVGKLGPILGRKGLMPKPKAGTVTNDVAKAVGELKAGRIEYRPDKGGVVHLGVGKVSFDNTKLVENIRTVVQTLMRDKPSDAKGDYLKTFSVSPTMGVGVKVDVKELVNTSV is encoded by the coding sequence ATGCAACGCGGAAAAAAATACAGAGCTCTCAAAGAGAAAGTAGATAGCACAAAATTCTTCAATATTGATCAGGCGGTGGAACTTGCAAAGTCCACTTCCTATACGAAGTTTGATGGAACTCTTGAGATTTCTACGAAAGTAAATTATAAATCTCTTCAGAACATTCGGGGAACGATTTCACTTCCACACGGAACCGGTAAAAAAGTTCGCGTTCTTGTTTTCTGCAAAGGGGACAAACAAAACGACGCGAAGAATGCCGGAGCTGACTTCGTTGGCGATATGGATCTTATCGAAAAGGTAGCGGGCGGTTGGACTGATTTCGACGCTTGTGTAGCTACTCCCGACATGATGAAAGACGTTGGTAAACTCGGTCCAATCCTCGGTAGAAAAGGTCTTATGCCAAAACCGAAAGCGGGAACCGTGACCAACGACGTAGCGAAAGCGGTCGGCGAATTGAAAGCAGGTCGTATCGAATATCGTCCCGATAAAGGCGGTGTCGTTCACCTCGGAGTTGGTAAAGTTTCTTTCGACAATACGAAGTTAGTCGAAAACATCCGCACCGTAGTTCAAACTCTGATGCGTGATAAACCTTCCGATGCAAAAGGCGATTATTTGAAAACTTTCTCCGTTTCTCCTACGATGGGAGTCGGCGTGAAAGTAGACGTGAAAGAACTGGTCAATACTTCCGTCTGA
- the rplJ gene encoding 50S ribosomal protein L10, whose product MANQEKVEAVALLKGKLEAKNNFILACYSGLTVEEITGLRAQLRKEGSEMKVLKNNLFLRALKESEGHKDKNISFGPEYQGPLAAIFAGENLPAVAKVCKDFAKVNKNLIVRAGYMDGSVLDAEGVEAIAGLPSREQLLAMIAGGINAPARTIASGLNQIIASLARAIQATAEKNNA is encoded by the coding sequence ATGGCGAATCAGGAAAAAGTAGAAGCAGTCGCATTACTCAAAGGCAAGTTGGAAGCGAAGAATAACTTCATTCTTGCGTGCTATTCGGGATTGACCGTGGAAGAAATCACCGGTCTCCGTGCTCAGTTGAGGAAAGAAGGTTCCGAGATGAAAGTTCTCAAGAACAATCTTTTCCTAAGAGCTCTGAAAGAATCGGAAGGTCACAAAGACAAAAACATTTCTTTCGGACCTGAATACCAAGGACCACTGGCCGCGATCTTCGCAGGTGAGAATCTTCCAGCCGTTGCAAAAGTTTGCAAAGACTTTGCAAAGGTAAATAAGAACCTCATCGTAAGAGCGGGTTACATGGACGGATCCGTATTGGATGCGGAAGGTGTAGAAGCAATCGCAGGACTTCCAAGTCGCGAACAGCTTCTCGCTATGATTGCAGGCGGAATCAACGCACCGGCAAGAACGATCGCTTCCGGTCTCAATCAGATCATCGCGTCTCTTGCAAGAGCGATCCAAGCGACCGCAGAAAAGAACAACGCGTAA
- the rplL gene encoding 50S ribosomal protein L7/L12 produces MSTEALLEQIGKLTLVEAADLVKKMEDKFGISAAAPVAVAAAAPAAGGAVAEEASTYNVILKGFGDKKIEVIKLVREITGLGLKEAKDLVEAGGKSVKEGVSKAEADDLKKKLEGVGAQIELKAS; encoded by the coding sequence ATGTCTACAGAAGCGCTATTAGAGCAAATCGGAAAACTAACCTTAGTTGAGGCTGCAGACCTCGTTAAAAAAATGGAAGATAAATTCGGCATTTCTGCTGCGGCTCCGGTTGCAGTAGCCGCGGCGGCACCTGCCGCTGGTGGAGCAGTTGCTGAAGAAGCTTCTACTTATAACGTCATTCTGAAAGGTTTTGGCGATAAGAAAATCGAAGTGATCAAACTCGTAAGAGAAATCACAGGACTCGGATTGAAAGAGGCGAAAGACCTCGTTGAAGCTGGCGGAAAGTCTGTTAAAGAAGGCGTTTCTAAAGCAGAAGCTGATGACCTCAAAAAGAAACTCGAGGGCGTTGGCGCACAGATTGAACTCAAAGCGAGCTAA